A single genomic interval of Puntigrus tetrazona isolate hp1 chromosome 1, ASM1883169v1, whole genome shotgun sequence harbors:
- the zgc:152968 gene encoding RNA exonuclease 1 homolog: MFPSTALFHEIDCPFLRWGRCKRPHCLYNHGKDNTSGETTTELGDPSVTSANGASHTTEDSYACLEELERINKEIEAVKCEVEKEQKRLSRYQTSQSLVQTDAGLCSEKYLKTTNSKAKDQNGNQLKRKKSVSSTSGLKYVVDRARPKTDLEYDPCSNFSADLLSSGSADCKIKSTDKADAEHSLKNNLKRKNVQPLSRHFDESDDEGTLIIDIPPSAKDQKCGTKQKGTSASHLPVGNWAVNNDHLANDKTKPRQHKEKLCSGRLESHELKNRVVDQENEQTSAKPVMTPQEQESSEGELVIDVSPLEDEHKLSKQCGTTTKELPTLCPISDAPAEDGKEANEGSLNKQVIATKHPVKEAKPFLEDLTEVPVSEAVNSANLNMEAFVTQKEEKAQNMENVLHDISTCLDNLRNESERIKCNQVVKILPVSSVYADEYISSLPSAVVVQDATFEAEPQIDSSSYTRKSEVTPFSKSSQEQALQQYFATASTQSFPSSLPKVEEHRCGPHSQNLAETSWPTIPKSPSKPFVQKMPAYVSGIDPGTASAPIVGQLNPRTTVAQKLSTSTASFPVPCDIPVPSQAFASAGSNNEAIMIDSSSDEELRYSDLDLSESDPMEECYRIFMEANQNEGPVVQCDPPEEILDAQETEKSNSVALLKKRVAHVAKFDAANKSKSQIIIPLREGGSQVTIPSRTQLCQRRAAILTAAVKGSQALISAPKKLYTPNVIHSSTIQNPCVGIIPVGATVQLGANVHLIVPEGNCALPLTLIPTTMSIQRPPQPPPSFQPSQTLHPPQPANYTPAKAMGVKRKAKVRQEVGVKVPHDVRQRYVNLFVEEYLKSSVTVQDAFEKALAEEKTVYDRSINKLKYLSIAVNALKRLKNQNILPAKAPSERDQHVSRGNVPLNTQALQGPGDLTLYEQLKEHILSEDMLRANNFPRKNKEKADFAIQYGDTKKGISDPLKRICCRCGAMFSVDKSGKHTRREECNYHYGKVIENRVPGGVETRYSCCENAVGSTGCQVFNLHVHDAVSLQGFENSLPQSSVAKTCPGVFAVDTQTCYTTQGLELARVTVVNSSLQVVFDSFVKPDTDVIDYNTRFSGISEDDLKGTNSSLRDIQTALLSFINADTILIGHGLENDLTALKIIHSTVIDTSVVFPHRLGLPHKRELNSLTADYLRRIIQESVGGHDTREDATACMELMLWRVKEDSKVKRW; encoded by the exons ATGTTTCCTTCCACAGCTCTCTTCCATGAGATTGATTGTCCCTTTCTTCGATGGGGACGATGCAAACGACCTCATTGTTTGTATAATCACGGAAAAGACAATACGTCTGGCGAAACTACCACAG AACTTGGAGATCCTTCAGTCACTTCCGCCAATGGAGCCTCTCATACCACTGAGGACAGTTATGCTTGCCTTGAGGAATTGGAGAGGATCAACAAAGAAATAGAGGCTGTAAAGTGTGAGGtagagaaagaacaaaaaagactGTCTCGCTATCAGACATCGCAGTCCCTCGTGCAGACCGATGCAGGTCTCTGCTCtgagaaatatttgaaaacCACCAACAGTAAGGCTAAAGACCAGAATGGAAACCAATTGAAACGCAAAAAATCTGTTTCCTCAACCAGCGGTCTCAAGTATGTGGTTGATCGTGCCAGACCTAAGACTGATTTGGAATATGACCCTTGTTCCAATTTCTCAGCAGATTTATTATCTAGCGGCTCAGCTGACTGCAAGATAAAGTCAACCGATAAAGCGGATGCTGAACATAGCCTGAAGAATaacctaaaaagaaaaaatgttcagCCACTCTCCCGTCATTTTGATGAATCTGACGATGAAGGTACCTTGATCATTGACATTCCACCTTCAGCAAAAGATCAAAAATGCGGGACCAAGCAAAAAGGCACGAGTGCTTCACATTTACCTGTGGGGAATTGGGCTGTTAATAATGATCATCttgcaaatgacaaaacaaaaccaaggcAGCATAAGGAAAAGTTGTGTTCTGGTAGACTTGAAAGTCATGAGTTGAAAAATAGAGTGGTTGACCAAGAAAATGAACAAACCTCAGCGAAACCTGTGATGACTCCTCAAGAACAAGAGTCTTCTGAAGGGGAACTTGTCATTGATGTGTCACCTCTAGAAGATGAACATAAGCTTTCAAAACAGTGTGGAACCACAACCAAGGAACTACCCACATTATGTCCCATTAGCGATGCCCCAGCTGAAGATGGTAAAGAGGCTAATGAGGGTTCCTTAAACAAACAGGTAATAGCTACAAAGCACCCAGTAAAAGAAGCCAAGCCTTTTCTGGAGGATCTAACAGAAGTACCTGTGTCTGAAGCAGTTAACTCTGCAAATCTCAACATGGAAGCATTTGTTAcacaaaaagaggaaaaagctcAGAACATGGAAAACGTCCTGCATGACATTTCTACCTGTCTAGACAACCTGAGAAATGAGAGTGAGAGGATCAAATGCAATCAAGTTGTTAAGATTCTTCCTGTCAGTTCTGTTTATGCAGATGAATATATTTCCTCACTGCCTTCTGCGGTTGTTGTACAAGATGCAACTTTTGAGGCAGAACCGCAAATTGACAGCTCAAGTTATACTCGAAAGTCAGAAGTTACTCCTTTTAGCAAGAGTTCTCAAGAGCAAGCACTTCAGCAGTACTTTGCCACGGCCTCGACTCAGTCCTTTCCTTCATCCTTACCTAAGGTAGAAGAGCACAGATGTGGTCCACACTCTCAAAACCTGGCTGAAACATCTTGGCCTACTATTCCAAAAAGTCCCAGCAAACCTTTTGTGCAGAAGATGCCTGCATATGTTTCAGGGATTGACCCCGGAACAGCTTCTGCACCAATAGTTGGTCAACTAAACCCAAGAACAACCGTGGCTCAAAAATTATCAACATCAACTGCATCATTCCCGGTTCCCTGTGATATACCTGTTCCTTCACAGGCATTTGCATCTGCAGGAAGTAATAATGAAGCAATTATGATTGACTCCAGTTCTGATGAAGAGCTTAGGTACTCTGACTTAGATCTTTCAGAATCTGACCCAATGGAAGAGTGCTACAGAATCTTCATGGAAGCCAACCAAAATGAAGGTCCTGTGGTTCAGTGTGATCCACCT GAAGAAATATTAGATGCCCAGGAAACTGAGAAGTCCAATTCGGTCGCTTTGCTGAAGAAAAGGGTGGCACATGTGGCAAAGTTTGAT GCAGCCAATAAAAGCAAATCTCAGATTATCATCCCTCTACGAGAAGGAGGCTCCCAGGTGACCATTCCCTCCAGAACTCAGTTATGCCAAAGAAGAGCAGCCATTTTGACTGCTGCTGTCAAAGGGTCCCAGGCCCTAATCAGTGCTCCAAAGAAGCTTTATACACCCAATGTCATTCATTCAAGTACAATTCAAAACC catgcgTTGGTATTATTCCGGTTGGTGCTACTGTACAGCTTGGGGCAAATGTGCACCTTATCGTACCTGAAGGAAATTGTGCTTTACCTCTGACGCTAATTCCAACCACAATGTCCATCCAACGGCCACCTCAGCCTCCTCCGTCTTTTCAGCCTTCACAAACTCTACATCCTCCACAACCAGCCAACTACACACCAGCTAAG GCTATGGGTGTCAAACGAAAAGCAAAAGTACGCCAGGAGGTTGGGGTGAAGGTGCCACATGATGTTCGTCAACGCTACGTCAACCTCTTTGTGGAGGAGTACCTGAAATCATCCGTGACAGTGCAAGATGCGTTTGAGAAG GCTCTGGCAGAAGAAAAAACGGTTTATGACCGCAGTATCAATAAGCTCAAGTATCTAAGCATAGCTGTCAATGCACTCAAGAGacttaaaaaccaaaacatctTGCCTGCCAAAG CTCCCAGTGAGAGAGATCAGCATGTGTCTAGAGGCAATGTACCACTAAATACTCAAGCACTTCAGGGACCTG GTGATTTGACGCTTTATGAACAACTGAAGGAACACATTCTATCTGAGGACATGTTGCGAGCAAACAACTTCCCTcgtaaaaataaagagaaagctGATTTTGCCATCCAGTATGGAGATACCAAGAAGGGCATAAGTGACC CTTTGAAGAGAATCTGCTGTCGATGTGGAGCGAtgttttctgttgacaaaagtGGAAAGCATACCCGCAGAGAAGAGTGTAACTATCATTATGGTAAAGTCATAGAGAATCGAG TGCCGGGAGGTGTTGAGACGCGCTACAGTTGTTGTGAGAATGCAGTTGGGTCAACTGGATGCCAAGTGTTCaat CTTCATGTACATGATGCAGTAAGTCTTCAGGGCTTTGAGAACAGTCTTCCTCAGTCGTCAGTGGCAAAAACATGTCCAGGAGTCTTTGCTGTTGACACGCAAACA TGTTACACGACTCAAGGTCTGGAGTTAGCGAGAGTGACTGTGGTCAATAGCAGTTTGCAAGTTGTCTTTGATTCCTTTGTCAAGCCTGATACGGATGTCATTGACTATAATACCAG GTTCTCAGGCATCAGTGAGGATGATTTAAAGGGTACCAACTCATCTTTGCGTGATATACAAACGGCGCTTTTGAGCTTTATAAATGCAGACACGATTCTGATTGGCCATGGCTTGGAGAATGACTTAACTGCTCTCAAA ATAATTCACAGCACTGTGATTGACACCTCTGTGGTGTTTCCTCATCGTCTGGGTCTGCCACACAAAAGAGAACTTAACAGTCTGACTGCAGACTATCTCCGGAGAATTATCCAAGAGAGCG TGGGGGGTCATGACACACGTGAGGATGCCACAGCTTGCATGGAGCTCATGCTTTGGAGAGTGAAAGAAGACTCCAAAGTGAAAAGATGGTGA